A part of Cystobacter ferrugineus genomic DNA contains:
- a CDS encoding CoA transferase subunit A, with the protein MSTTNKLCSMKEAISASVKNGSSLVIDGFTHLICFAAGHEIIRQGIKDLTAIRLTPDLVYDQLIEAGCVKKLVFSWAGNPGVGSLHALRRRGEANSPQRLELDEYSHFGLLSRFLAASAGLPFWPLNNYFGGDIAQANPAIKTVQCPYTGQTLATVPALHPDVAIIHCQRADVEGNAQVWGLLGSQKEVAFAARKVIVVAEQIVPTEVIRRDPNRTVVPGIIVSHVVHEPWGCHPSFVQGFYDRDNDFYVKWEDISRQPETYQAYLQEFVYGVKDRQEYLKKLESGLLDKLRAKPRMSEGVDYGY; encoded by the coding sequence ATGTCCACCACGAACAAGCTCTGCTCGATGAAGGAGGCCATCTCCGCCTCCGTCAAGAATGGCAGCTCCCTCGTCATCGACGGTTTCACCCACCTCATCTGCTTCGCGGCGGGACATGAAATCATCCGGCAGGGCATCAAGGACCTGACGGCCATCCGGCTCACGCCCGACCTCGTCTATGATCAGCTCATCGAGGCCGGGTGCGTGAAGAAGCTCGTCTTCAGTTGGGCGGGCAACCCGGGCGTGGGCAGCCTCCACGCCCTGCGCCGCCGCGGAGAGGCCAACTCTCCGCAGCGCCTGGAGCTGGACGAGTACTCGCACTTCGGCCTGCTCTCGCGCTTCCTCGCCGCGAGCGCCGGCCTGCCCTTCTGGCCCCTCAACAACTACTTCGGCGGGGACATCGCCCAGGCCAACCCCGCCATCAAGACGGTGCAGTGCCCATACACGGGCCAGACGCTCGCCACCGTCCCCGCGCTCCACCCCGACGTGGCCATCATCCACTGCCAGCGCGCGGACGTGGAGGGCAATGCCCAGGTGTGGGGCCTGCTCGGCTCGCAGAAGGAAGTGGCCTTCGCCGCCCGCAAGGTCATCGTGGTGGCCGAGCAGATCGTCCCCACCGAGGTCATCCGCCGGGATCCCAACCGCACCGTGGTCCCCGGCATCATCGTGAGCCACGTGGTGCACGAGCCCTGGGGCTGCCACCCGAGCTTCGTGCAGGGCTTCTACGACCGCGACAATGACTTCTACGTGAAGTGGGAGGATATTTCCCGCCAGCCGGAAACCTATCAGGCCTACCTCCAGGAGTTCGTCTACGGGGTCAAGGACAGACAGGAATACTTGAAGAAGCTCGAGTCGGGCCTGCTCGACAAGCTCCGGGCCAAGCCGCGCATGAGCGAGGGGGTGGACTATGGCTACTGA
- a CDS encoding CoA-transferase subunit beta, giving the protein MATETQTGASASERMAYRASQELHDGNVVFVGIGLPNLACNLARATHAPGLFMIYESGAVGAIPERLPVSIGDPSLVTDSLAVVSQADIFQCLLQRGHIEVGFLGGAQVDKWGNINTTVIGDYANPKVRLPGSGGACEIAVHARRLLIIMRMSKRTFVERCDFVTSPGHRMNGKSRAELGMPGGGPTCLITDLGVMEFDATGEAVLTEVYPGVTPEAVQAACGWKLKVADTLKTASVPDDATLRLLRERLDPQRLYL; this is encoded by the coding sequence ATGGCTACTGAAACCCAGACAGGCGCCAGCGCGTCCGAGCGCATGGCGTACCGGGCCTCGCAGGAACTGCACGACGGCAACGTGGTCTTCGTGGGCATCGGCCTGCCCAACCTCGCTTGCAACCTCGCGCGGGCCACGCACGCCCCGGGCCTGTTCATGATCTACGAGTCCGGCGCCGTGGGGGCCATCCCCGAGCGGCTGCCGGTGTCCATCGGGGACCCCTCCCTGGTGACGGACTCGCTCGCGGTGGTGAGCCAGGCGGACATCTTCCAGTGCCTGTTGCAGCGCGGCCACATCGAGGTGGGCTTCCTCGGCGGCGCGCAGGTGGACAAGTGGGGCAACATCAACACCACGGTCATCGGCGACTACGCCAACCCCAAGGTGCGCCTGCCGGGCAGCGGCGGCGCGTGTGAGATCGCCGTCCACGCCCGGCGGCTGCTCATCATCATGCGCATGAGCAAGCGCACCTTCGTGGAGCGCTGCGACTTCGTGACGAGCCCCGGCCATCGCATGAATGGCAAGAGCCGCGCGGAGCTGGGCATGCCCGGAGGGGGGCCGACCTGCCTCATCACCGACCTGGGCGTGATGGAGTTCGACGCCACGGGCGAGGCGGTGCTCACCGAGGTGTACCCGGGCGTCACCCCGGAAGCGGTCCAGGCCGCCTGTGGTTGGAAGTTGAAGGTGGCGGACACGCTGAAGACGGCGTCCGTCCCCGATGACGCGACGTTGCGGCTGCTGCGCGAACGGCTGGATCCGCAGCGGCTGTACCTCTAG
- a CDS encoding LysR family transcriptional regulator, giving the protein MSAIDFEVSVPQLRCFIAVVDAGSVAEAGRRLGMSAASVSKAITRLEEGAGVRLLHRSTHALSLTEAGEALLEPAREAVRAAEAFEEAAGHARGSGDAGVVRLTAAVGFVRHVLVPMLGELARLHPEIQLDVRATNEVLDLADNGIDLAIRSGSLVGLPGHIHQTWFTCPWVICAAPSYLARRPAPRTIAELDEHDLIRFRNPQSGQIQPWPHRTVVDTTGGSYEPRARFAFDDGDAVWGTMLAGGGIACVPLYLAAASLRNGAAVELLADFRGAAASVVMLRRERRLTPGRLATLMAFLSARAPDFSDLL; this is encoded by the coding sequence TCTCCGTTCCGCAGCTGCGATGCTTCATCGCCGTGGTGGACGCCGGCTCGGTCGCCGAGGCCGGTCGCCGCCTCGGGATGTCGGCGGCGAGCGTGTCGAAGGCGATCACCCGGCTCGAGGAGGGCGCCGGCGTGCGGCTCCTCCACCGGTCGACCCACGCGCTTTCTCTCACCGAAGCCGGAGAGGCGCTGCTCGAGCCGGCGCGCGAGGCCGTGCGCGCGGCGGAGGCCTTCGAGGAAGCGGCCGGGCATGCCAGAGGCAGCGGCGACGCCGGCGTCGTGCGCCTCACCGCGGCGGTGGGGTTCGTCCGGCACGTCCTCGTGCCGATGCTCGGCGAGCTCGCGCGGCTTCATCCCGAGATCCAGCTCGACGTCCGCGCGACGAACGAGGTCCTCGATCTTGCCGACAACGGCATCGACCTCGCGATCCGATCCGGCTCCCTCGTCGGTCTGCCAGGCCACATCCATCAAACCTGGTTCACGTGCCCGTGGGTGATCTGCGCCGCGCCGAGCTACCTCGCCCGGCGACCCGCGCCGCGGACGATCGCGGAGCTCGACGAGCACGACCTCATCAGGTTCCGGAACCCCCAGAGCGGACAGATCCAGCCCTGGCCCCACCGGACGGTGGTCGACACGACCGGGGGGAGCTACGAGCCACGGGCGCGGTTCGCGTTCGACGACGGCGACGCCGTCTGGGGTACGATGCTCGCGGGCGGCGGCATCGCATGCGTCCCGCTCTACCTCGCGGCCGCCTCGCTCCGGAACGGCGCGGCGGTCGAGCTCCTCGCCGATTTCCGCGGCGCCGCCGCGAGCGTGGTCATGCTGCGCCGGGAGCGCCGGCTGACGCCCGGTCGTCTCGCCACGCTGATGGCCTTCCTGAGCGCGCGCGCCCCGGACTTCTCCGATCTCCTCTGA
- a CDS encoding N-acetylmuramic acid 6-phosphate etherase: MGKARSTSHALPPSEQVHPLAEDLDLVPPEEVIRRLHREDVAAVRAVRPALRDMARVARSVADALHAGGRLVYVGAGTSGRLGVLDASECPPTFGSSPTQLQAVMAGGPRAVTRAVEGAEDDAEAGARSMRRLRVSPRDVVCGVSASARTPFVRGALQEARRRGARTVLVCCGPPGPGMEADEVLLAQTGPELVAGSTRLKAGTATKLILNALSTTAFVLLGKVYRGRMVDMRPSNTKLRARAARMVAELTDLALPAAQRLLEQAGHEVKVALAMHFAGVSAEEARRRLKHSGLRELSARGPTKAPARKPRARRA, from the coding sequence GTGGGCAAGGCGCGTTCCACAAGCCACGCGCTCCCGCCCAGCGAGCAGGTTCATCCCCTGGCGGAGGATCTGGACCTCGTCCCTCCGGAAGAGGTCATCCGCCGTCTGCATCGAGAAGACGTGGCCGCTGTCCGAGCGGTCCGCCCCGCGTTGCGCGACATGGCGCGAGTGGCACGCTCCGTGGCCGATGCCCTCCACGCCGGAGGCCGTCTGGTCTACGTGGGAGCGGGCACCAGCGGGCGCCTGGGCGTGCTCGACGCGAGTGAGTGTCCCCCCACCTTCGGTAGTTCCCCCACCCAGCTCCAGGCGGTGATGGCTGGCGGCCCCCGGGCGGTGACGCGCGCCGTGGAGGGCGCCGAGGACGACGCCGAGGCGGGCGCCCGCTCCATGCGCCGACTCCGCGTGAGCCCGCGCGACGTGGTGTGTGGCGTCTCCGCGAGCGCGCGCACCCCCTTCGTGCGCGGTGCGCTCCAGGAGGCACGACGGCGCGGGGCACGCACGGTGCTGGTGTGTTGCGGCCCGCCAGGCCCTGGAATGGAGGCGGACGAGGTGTTGCTGGCCCAGACCGGGCCGGAGCTCGTGGCGGGCAGCACGCGGCTCAAGGCGGGCACGGCGACGAAGCTGATCCTCAATGCCCTCAGCACCACGGCCTTCGTGCTGCTGGGCAAGGTGTACCGCGGGCGCATGGTGGACATGCGCCCCAGCAACACGAAGCTGCGCGCCCGGGCGGCGCGGATGGTGGCGGAGCTGACGGACCTCGCGCTGCCCGCGGCCCAGCGCCTGCTCGAGCAGGCCGGCCACGAGGTGAAGGTCGCGCTGGCCATGCACTTCGCGGGAGTGTCCGCGGAGGAAGCCAGGCGCCGCCTGAAGCACTCCGGCCTGCGCGAATTGAGCGCGCGAGGACCCACGAAGGCGCCCGCGCGGAAGCCACGCGCCCGGCGCGCCTAG
- a CDS encoding acetyl ornithine aminotransferase family protein — protein MSNLYPEIKVVPPGPKAQAVIEQDKQFTSPSYIKEYPLVVDRGEGPWVYDVDGNRYLDFMAGIAVTSTGHAHPQVVRAIQESAARFLHICGTDFYYDSFAKLCAKLASYLPGMGPKKVFLTNSGTEAVEGALKLARYHTRRQYVIAFKGGFHGRTYGAISLNSSKVAQRAFFGPLVPGVIHIPYAYPYRCPRGCAPNACDESCNCAQVLENDWFVNHVDPREVAAIFIEPILGEGGYVVPPANFLRELRRICDKHGILLVFDEIQSGIGRTGHMFAAEHFGVMPDIVLSAKGIASGMPLGAIIAKESVMTWPRGSHGSTYGGNPVCCAAALATLEVVEGLMENVRTTGDLLMKGLRDLQKRFPTLGDVRGVGLMVGAEFVHPQTREPASAYVGDLEQLAFQKGLLLLSCGKSTIRFAPPLVVGPHEVNVMLRILEECLTILDDKHQMRAKPPLDEKI, from the coding sequence ATGAGCAATCTCTATCCCGAAATCAAGGTCGTGCCCCCGGGCCCCAAGGCCCAGGCCGTCATCGAGCAGGACAAGCAATTCACCTCGCCTTCCTACATCAAGGAATATCCCCTGGTGGTGGACCGGGGCGAGGGACCCTGGGTGTACGACGTGGATGGCAACCGGTACCTGGACTTCATGGCGGGCATCGCCGTGACGTCCACGGGCCATGCCCATCCCCAGGTCGTGCGCGCCATCCAGGAGTCCGCCGCGCGCTTCCTCCACATCTGCGGCACCGACTTCTATTACGACTCGTTCGCCAAGCTGTGCGCGAAGCTCGCCAGCTACCTGCCGGGCATGGGGCCCAAGAAGGTCTTCCTGACCAACTCGGGCACCGAGGCCGTGGAGGGCGCGCTCAAGCTGGCGCGCTACCACACCCGCCGCCAGTACGTCATCGCCTTCAAGGGCGGCTTCCACGGCCGCACCTACGGCGCCATCTCGCTCAACTCCTCCAAGGTGGCCCAGAGGGCATTCTTCGGACCCCTGGTGCCGGGCGTCATCCACATCCCCTACGCCTACCCGTACCGCTGTCCTCGCGGGTGCGCGCCCAATGCCTGTGACGAGTCGTGCAACTGCGCCCAGGTGCTGGAGAACGACTGGTTCGTCAACCACGTGGACCCGCGCGAGGTCGCCGCCATCTTCATCGAGCCCATCCTCGGCGAGGGCGGTTACGTGGTCCCCCCGGCGAACTTCCTCCGGGAGCTGCGCCGCATCTGCGACAAGCACGGCATCCTGCTCGTCTTCGATGAGATCCAGTCCGGCATCGGCCGCACCGGCCACATGTTCGCCGCGGAGCACTTCGGGGTGATGCCCGACATCGTCCTGTCCGCCAAGGGCATCGCCTCGGGCATGCCCCTGGGCGCCATCATCGCCAAGGAGAGCGTGATGACCTGGCCCCGCGGCTCGCACGGCAGCACCTACGGCGGCAACCCCGTGTGCTGCGCCGCCGCGCTCGCCACGCTGGAGGTGGTCGAGGGCCTCATGGAGAACGTGCGCACCACGGGCGATCTCCTGATGAAGGGGCTCAGGGATCTCCAGAAGCGCTTCCCCACCCTGGGCGACGTGCGCGGCGTGGGCCTCATGGTGGGCGCCGAGTTCGTCCATCCCCAGACGCGCGAGCCCGCGAGCGCCTACGTGGGCGATCTGGAACAGCTCGCCTTCCAGAAGGGCCTGCTCCTGCTGTCGTGTGGCAAGTCCACCATCCGCTTCGCCCCGCCGCTGGTCGTCGGCCCGCACGAGGTGAACGTGATGCTGCGCATCCTCGAGGAGTGCCTCACCATCCTCGATGACAAGCACCAGATGCGCGCGAAGCCTCCGCTCGACGAGAAGATCTGA
- a CDS encoding thiolase family protein, whose protein sequence is MSEAFIVDAVRTPIGRYRGALKGFRPDDLAGHVLRELVKRQNLDPAQVDEVFLGCANQAGEDNRNVARMALLLAGLPTSVPGVTVNRLCASGLEAIIQASRMIRLGEADIVLAGGVESMTRAPWSMPKPEDGFPSGKFEGWDTALGWRYPNPKLAALFPLEQMGETAENVASRYNVSREDQDRFALGSHQKAVIAQKEGRFADELVAVEQPQRKGPAPRVDADEGPRADTSLEKLASLKAAFREGGSVTAGNSSTLNDGASAVLLMSERALKASGATPLARCASNASAGVDPQYMGVGPIPAATKALARVGWKADELDLTELNEAFAAQALACIRELGLAPERVNVNGGGIALGHPLGSSGARIVTTLVHEMKRRGAKRGLATLCVGVGQGLALTLER, encoded by the coding sequence ATGTCCGAAGCCTTCATCGTCGACGCCGTCCGCACCCCCATTGGCCGCTACCGGGGAGCCCTCAAGGGCTTCCGCCCGGACGACCTCGCCGGCCATGTGCTGCGCGAGCTGGTCAAGCGCCAGAACCTGGACCCCGCCCAGGTGGACGAGGTGTTCCTCGGCTGCGCCAACCAGGCGGGCGAGGACAACCGCAACGTCGCTCGCATGGCCCTGCTGCTCGCCGGGCTGCCCACGAGCGTGCCTGGCGTGACGGTCAACCGCCTGTGCGCCAGCGGCCTGGAGGCCATCATCCAGGCCAGCCGGATGATCCGCCTGGGCGAGGCGGACATCGTCCTGGCCGGAGGCGTGGAGTCCATGACCCGCGCCCCCTGGTCCATGCCCAAGCCCGAGGACGGCTTCCCCTCGGGCAAGTTCGAGGGCTGGGACACCGCGCTCGGCTGGCGCTACCCCAACCCCAAGCTCGCGGCGCTCTTCCCCCTGGAGCAGATGGGCGAGACGGCCGAGAACGTGGCCTCGCGCTACAACGTCTCGCGCGAGGACCAGGATCGCTTCGCCCTCGGCTCGCACCAGAAGGCCGTCATCGCCCAGAAGGAGGGCCGCTTCGCCGACGAGCTCGTCGCGGTGGAGCAGCCCCAGCGCAAGGGCCCCGCCCCGCGCGTGGACGCCGACGAGGGCCCCCGCGCGGACACCTCGCTGGAGAAGCTCGCCTCGCTCAAGGCCGCCTTCCGCGAGGGCGGCAGCGTGACGGCGGGCAACTCTTCCACCCTCAACGACGGCGCCTCCGCRGTRCTGCTGATGAGCGAGCGGGCCCTGAAGGCTTCCGGTGCCACGCCCCTGGCGCGCTGTGCGAGCAACGCCAGCGCGGGCGTGGATCCCCAGTACATGGGCGTGGGCCCCATCCCCGCCGCGACCAAGGCCCTGGCGCGCGTGGGCTGGAAGGCGGATGAGCTGGATTTGACGGAACTGAACGAGGCCTTCGCGGCCCAGGCACTCGCATGCATCCGGGAGCTGGGATTGGCCCCCGAGCGCGTCAACGTCAACGGCGGCGGCATCGCCCTGGGCCATCCCCTGGGCTCGAGCGGCGCGCGCATCGTCACCACCCTGGTGCACGAGATGAAGCGGCGCGGCGCCAAGCGGGGACTCGCCACGCTCTGCGTTGGCGTCGGACAAGGGCTCGCCCTCACCCTGGAGCGCTGA
- a CDS encoding aldehyde dehydrogenase family protein codes for MSFRITYSVLDADLSQLHAEFDKALSGVRGKLGAEHPSFISGEPWRGGDLLDSRNPANQELLGRFHRTPLSEVDRVVRVSREAQKKWGATPWQERARILKRAADLISERRMELAAIMTLEVGKTRLESLGDVEESADLLRYYAGQLEEAQGFVKPLARLSPKEDTRSVLRPYGVFVVISPFNFPLALAAGMSAGVLLGGNTVILKPSEETPWCAEGLYQALHDAGLPPGVFQLVHGEGESLGAALVSHPGIDGVNFTGSQPVGMEIHRRLTAQSVRPCFLELGGKNPAIVCRDADLEAAIEGCYRSAFGLSGQKCSALSRIYVHEDLKRDFIAGLAEKARATRAADPSLASTYLGPVINDASVKRFERAVAEARQGGTVHAGGGRPQLEGALAQGHFVEATVVEVPHGHRLMRDELFLPFVGVTSFQTLDEALHMANDCIYGLTAGVFSRKPEDVETFMDRAEAGVLYANRRTGATTGAWPGVQSFCGWKASGGSGKGGCGPYYVSQFMREQSQTRMG; via the coding sequence ATGAGCTTTCGCATCACCTATTCCGTCCTCGATGCCGACCTGTCCCAACTGCATGCCGAGTTCGACAAGGCCCTCTCAGGCGTGCGCGGAAAGCTGGGCGCCGAGCATCCCTCCTTCATCTCCGGCGAGCCCTGGCGGGGAGGGGACTTGCTGGACAGCCGCAACCCGGCCAACCAGGAGCTGCTCGGCCGCTTCCACCGCACGCCCCTGTCCGAGGTGGACCGGGTGGTGCGCGTGTCGCGCGAGGCGCAGAAGAAGTGGGGCGCCACGCCCTGGCAGGAGCGCGCGCGCATCCTCAAGCGCGCCGCGGACCTCATCTCCGAGCGCCGCATGGAGCTGGCGGCCATCATGACGCTCGAGGTGGGCAAGACGCGGCTGGAGTCGCTCGGGGACGTGGAGGAGTCCGCGGACCTGTTGCGCTACTACGCGGGCCAGCTCGAGGAGGCCCAGGGATTCGTCAAGCCGCTGGCCCGGCTGTCCCCCAAGGAGGACACCCGGAGCGTGCTGCGGCCCTACGGCGTGTTCGTGGTCATCTCCCCCTTCAACTTCCCGCTCGCGCTCGCCGCGGGCATGAGCGCCGGCGTGCTGCTCGGGGGCAACACCGTCATCCTCAAGCCCAGCGAGGAGACGCCCTGGTGCGCCGAGGGCCTCTACCAGGCCCTGCATGACGCGGGGCTGCCCCCGGGCGTGTTCCAGCTCGTGCACGGCGAGGGCGAGTCCCTCGGCGCCGCGCTCGTGTCCCACCCGGGCATCGACGGCGTCAACTTCACCGGCAGCCAGCCGGTGGGCATGGAGATCCACCGGCGCCTCACCGCCCAGTCGGTGCGCCCCTGCTTCCTGGAGCTGGGCGGGAAGAACCCGGCCATCGTCTGCCGCGACGCGGACCTGGAGGCGGCCATCGAGGGCTGCTACCGCTCGGCGTTCGGGCTCTCCGGCCAGAAGTGCAGCGCCCTGTCGCGCATCTACGTGCACGAGGACCTCAAGCGCGACTTCATCGCGGGGCTGGCGGAGAAGGCGCGCGCCACCCGGGCGGCCGACCCGAGCCTCGCCTCCACCTACCTGGGCCCGGTCATCAACGACGCCTCGGTGAAGCGCTTCGAGCGCGCGGTGGCCGAGGCCCGCCAGGGCGGCACCGTGCACGCGGGCGGAGGACGGCCCCAGTTGGAGGGGGCGCTCGCCCAGGGCCACTTCGTGGAGGCCACCGTGGTGGAGGTGCCCCACGGCCACCGGCTGATGCGCGACGAGCTCTTCCTGCCCTTCGTGGGCGTCACGAGCTTCCAGACGCTCGACGAGGCGCTCCACATGGCCAACGACTGCATCTATGGCCTCACCGCCGGCGTCTTCAGCCGCAAGCCCGAGGACGTGGAAACCTTCATGGATCGCGCCGAGGCGGGCGTGCTCTATGCCAACCGCCGCACCGGAGCCACCACGGGCGCCTGGCCCGGCGTGCAGTCCTTCTGCGGTTGGAAGGCCAGCGGCGGCTCCGGCAAGGGCGGCTGCGGTCCCTATTACGTCTCGCAATTCATGCGCGAGCAATCCCAGACCCGGATGGGCTGA
- a CDS encoding aspartate aminotransferase family protein — translation MNTVRYPDGNVLLRNLARDFPVISHGQGVYLFDKQGKRYLDGSGGALVVSVGHGNREVADRIHEQLLRVAYVNGTHFTADVTEELATRLCALAPKGLDRAAFLSSGSEVTEAAVKFARQLWVERGQPQRSKVITRMPGYHGNTLYALSMSGRPHYKKFFGPLLSEVITTPAPYPYRSGLADYARDGAEHYARLLEETIEREGASTIAAFIAEPVIGSSAGASPPPPGYFERVSEICRRHGILTIADEVMCGCGRTGQFFASAQFQFQPDVLVLGKGISGGYVPLSALLVRQSHLEEMRQGSGGFMHAQTYLQAPVMTAAGLAVLDYYERHGLVAHAARVGEYLQRRLREVLLPLPYVGSIQGVGLMAGVEFVEDKASKRPFPRGRKVVEGLLTELFTQGLILWPNTGHADGTNGDLVMIGPPLVITESEVDELVEVLARGINHYMERL, via the coding sequence GTGAACACCGTCCGTTATCCCGATGGCAACGTGCTCTTGCGCAACCTCGCGCGAGACTTTCCCGTCATTTCCCATGGTCAGGGCGTCTACCTCTTCGACAAACAGGGCAAGCGCTATCTGGACGGCTCGGGGGGGGCGCTGGTGGTCAGCGTGGGCCACGGCAACCGCGAGGTGGCCGACCGCATCCACGAGCAACTGCTCCGGGTGGCCTACGTCAACGGGACGCACTTCACCGCGGACGTGACGGAAGAGCTGGCCACCAGGCTGTGCGCGCTCGCGCCCAAGGGCCTCGACCGGGCGGCCTTCCTCAGCTCCGGCTCCGAGGTGACGGAGGCCGCGGTCAAGTTCGCGCGCCAGCTCTGGGTCGAGCGTGGCCAGCCCCAGCGCTCCAAGGTCATCACCCGGATGCCGGGCTACCACGGCAACACCCTCTACGCCCTGTCCATGTCGGGGCGGCCCCACTACAAGAAGTTCTTCGGGCCCCTGCTCTCCGAGGTCATCACCACGCCCGCGCCCTACCCCTACCGCTCGGGCCTCGCGGACTACGCGCGCGACGGGGCCGAGCACTACGCGCGGCTCTTGGAGGAGACCATCGAGCGCGAGGGCGCCTCCACGATCGCCGCCTTCATCGCCGAGCCCGTCATCGGCTCCTCCGCGGGCGCGTCCCCTCCCCCGCCGGGCTACTTCGAGCGCGTGTCGGAGATCTGCCGCCGCCACGGCATCCTCACCATCGCCGACGAGGTCATGTGCGGCTGCGGGCGCACGGGCCAGTTCTTCGCGAGCGCCCAGTTCCAGTTCCAGCCGGACGTGCTCGTGCTGGGCAAGGGCATCAGCGGCGGTTACGTGCCGCTGAGCGCGCTGCTGGTGCGCCAGAGCCACCTCGAGGAGATGCGTCAGGGCTCGGGCGGATTCATGCACGCGCAGACCTACCTGCAGGCGCCCGTCATGACGGCCGCGGGGCTCGCGGTGTTGGACTACTACGAGCGGCATGGCCTGGTGGCACACGCCGCGCGCGTGGGTGAGTACCTGCAACGCCGCCTGCGCGAGGTGCTGCTGCCCCTACCCTACGTGGGCTCCATCCAGGGCGTGGGCCTGATGGCGGGCGTGGAGTTCGTGGAGGACAAGGCCAGCAAGCGGCCCTTCCCCCGTGGACGCAAGGTGGTGGAGGGACTGCTCACCGAGCTGTTCACCCAGGGCCTCATCCTCTGGCCCAACACCGGCCATGCCGACGGAACCAATGGCGATCTGGTGATGATTGGCCCACCGCTCGTCATCACGGAATCGGAAGTGGACGAGCTGGTTGAGGTGCTCGCCCGGGGAATCAACCACTACATGGAGAGGCTATGA